From one Gracilimonas sp. genomic stretch:
- a CDS encoding carboxypeptidase-like regulatory domain-containing protein — protein MSTNKTLSKHGFLVVVVLLVLILPSCQSTNEVLNEVASVNIYEFRGAVTDEETSEPLSGAQVMLEGTSFKTSTNELGEFSLNIPKGFYEVIVTQDGYRSMRRLVGFESATSQTFRLFNKSVVNSFSTKQEEPASIESLSKRVRYLEQKTDSLEKLVNSLKSSIRAQSDDSRLDKFADYYIGDAPGCDVLNPGDIKFADSDEPGVISIDEPVELIMENYNTGYRVIIKLNDFHAKDYGRVVRTNVDADYFFEELTAENNNQREKWKRNRQELFEGSFQHLLVALASEKPPIYFGYRFYSGNNVESVSGLGFTSSTVQDREVKKEYFVKKKPDKNLLEFDGEIRVEYIRKGVDDPNSIMGLSKYLNQTSWITLNKESIEFSENGMLKDKDALEIQGVWNYTTVCKMLPRDYIPPS, from the coding sequence GTGTCTACAAATAAGACGTTGTCGAAACATGGTTTTTTGGTGGTAGTAGTTTTGCTTGTGTTGATTCTGCCTTCTTGCCAAAGTACAAATGAAGTGCTGAATGAGGTCGCATCCGTAAACATATATGAGTTCAGAGGCGCAGTCACCGATGAAGAAACGAGTGAGCCTTTATCCGGGGCTCAAGTTATGTTGGAAGGCACTTCATTTAAGACAAGCACGAATGAATTGGGTGAATTTAGCCTGAATATTCCAAAGGGTTTTTATGAAGTTATTGTAACTCAAGATGGATATCGATCCATGAGGCGGTTAGTTGGCTTTGAAAGTGCTACTTCTCAAACGTTCAGGCTATTTAACAAGTCTGTAGTGAATTCCTTTTCAACGAAGCAGGAAGAACCCGCTTCTATAGAATCTCTTAGTAAACGTGTTCGGTATTTAGAGCAGAAAACTGATTCCCTGGAAAAGTTAGTAAACTCACTAAAAAGCAGCATTAGAGCACAAAGCGATGATTCCAGATTAGATAAATTTGCCGACTATTATATCGGCGATGCTCCCGGCTGTGATGTATTAAATCCCGGAGATATTAAGTTTGCTGATAGTGATGAGCCTGGGGTGATTTCTATAGATGAACCCGTTGAGCTTATTATGGAGAATTATAATACAGGGTATCGGGTCATCATAAAACTAAATGATTTTCATGCTAAAGATTATGGAAGAGTAGTTCGAACCAATGTTGATGCCGATTATTTTTTCGAAGAATTAACTGCAGAGAACAATAATCAGCGGGAAAAGTGGAAAAGAAACAGACAAGAGTTGTTTGAAGGATCATTTCAGCATTTACTGGTTGCTTTAGCCAGTGAGAAACCACCCATTTATTTTGGATACAGATTTTATTCTGGCAATAATGTAGAAAGTGTGTCCGGGCTGGGTTTTACATCCTCAACGGTGCAGGATCGTGAGGTAAAGAAAGAATATTTTGTCAAAAAAAAGCCAGATAAGAATCTGCTTGAATTTGATGGGGAAATCAGGGTCGAATATATCAGGAAGGGTGTGGATGACCCAAATAGCATTATGGGTTTAAGTAAATATTTGAACCAGACTTCATGGATAACATTGAATAAGGAAAGCATTGAGTTTTCTGAAAATGGAATGCTGAAGGATAAAGATGCACTTGAAATTCAGGGGGTATGGAATTATACCACAGTCTGCAAAATGTTGCCCAGAGATTATATACCGCCTAGTTAA
- the msrB gene encoding peptide-methionine (R)-S-oxide reductase MsrB has protein sequence MLTWKDLKDFAKNGNPEPPRRVEKSKEEWKQELTGEQYTITRMKGTERPGSSDMCYRFDPGLYACVCCGTELFDGTTKFESGSGWPSFTQPVKENAVKYEMDTSHGMVRIEALCNVCDAHLGHVFPDGPEPSGLRYCMNAVSLEKVETPD, from the coding sequence ATGCTTACCTGGAAAGACCTTAAAGATTTTGCTAAAAATGGAAATCCTGAACCACCCCGGCGGGTTGAAAAATCTAAAGAGGAATGGAAACAGGAATTAACTGGCGAGCAGTATACAATCACGCGCATGAAAGGAACAGAACGTCCTGGCTCCAGCGATATGTGTTATCGTTTTGACCCCGGTTTATATGCTTGTGTATGCTGTGGAACAGAACTTTTTGATGGAACCACAAAATTTGAAAGCGGATCAGGATGGCCTTCATTCACCCAGCCGGTAAAAGAAAATGCTGTGAAATATGAAATGGACACCTCACACGGCATGGTACGTATTGAAGCACTTTGTAATGTGTGTGATGCACACCTGGGGCATGTATTCCCGGACGGACCAGAGCCCAGTGGGTTACGCTATTGCATGAATGCAGTTAGCCTCGAAAAAGTTGAAACCCCCGATTAA
- a CDS encoding carbamoyltransferase → MTILGISAFYHDSAACIIRDGKVLAAAQEERFTRKKHDEGFPSNAIRYCLDFAEIELAQLDAIAFYDKPLLKFERLLETYLSFAPRGVKSFMTAMPVWLKEKMFMKRVMHEELGKIGDYDRKELKLLFPEHHLSHAASAFYPSPFEESAILTIDGVGEWATASICSGKGTDITIHRELTFPHSLGLLYSAFTYYLGFRVNSGEYKLMGLAPYGNPNSKMVDEYISKIKTDLIELNGDGSIYLNQDYFDYSTGLKMVKEKKWEELFGFPKREEEAELQQHEANLALAIQKVTEEVVLKMAKEAQRLTESKNLCLAGGVALNCVANGIIQNEGVFDEIFIQPAAGDAGGAVGAALAAYHIYFGKTRKPEKPDAMQGAYLGPDFHEFEILQQIKKYKPVYKKQDESELYDNVAEWLGKGNVVGWFQGRMEFGPRALGARSILGDPRNPDMQKKLNLKIKYRESFRPFAPSVLAEDADQYFDLKSDSPYMLLVQEVKKNHRKQLPENYHQLPLREKLAVERSGFPAITHIDFSARIQTVHKETNPRYWKLLHAFKERTGIGMLVNTSFNVRGEPIVCTPKDAYRCFMNTEMDYLVIGDYVFEKTEQPEWEKKRTFEKD, encoded by the coding sequence ATGACTATTCTCGGAATTTCAGCTTTTTACCACGATTCAGCCGCATGTATAATTCGGGATGGAAAGGTTTTAGCTGCTGCTCAGGAGGAGCGGTTCACCCGTAAAAAACACGATGAGGGTTTTCCATCCAATGCCATTCGTTATTGCCTGGATTTTGCTGAAATTGAGCTTGCCCAGCTGGATGCTATCGCTTTTTATGACAAGCCTTTATTAAAGTTTGAGCGCTTGCTTGAGACTTACCTTTCATTTGCGCCTCGCGGGGTTAAGTCTTTTATGACTGCAATGCCGGTTTGGCTGAAAGAGAAAATGTTCATGAAGAGGGTAATGCATGAAGAGTTAGGTAAAATCGGAGATTATGATCGAAAAGAACTTAAGTTGTTGTTTCCCGAACATCACTTAAGTCATGCAGCCAGTGCTTTTTATCCATCTCCATTTGAAGAATCTGCAATCCTGACTATCGATGGTGTTGGAGAGTGGGCAACGGCATCTATCTGTTCAGGAAAAGGAACAGATATTACCATCCACCGGGAACTGACCTTTCCGCACTCGCTGGGTTTGCTCTATTCAGCTTTTACCTATTACCTGGGTTTCAGAGTTAACTCCGGAGAATACAAGTTGATGGGATTGGCGCCATATGGAAATCCGAATTCCAAAATGGTAGACGAATATATATCCAAAATTAAAACAGATTTAATTGAGTTGAATGGCGATGGTTCCATTTATTTGAATCAGGATTATTTTGATTACTCTACCGGTCTCAAAATGGTGAAAGAGAAAAAGTGGGAGGAGCTATTTGGCTTCCCGAAAAGAGAAGAAGAAGCGGAACTGCAGCAGCATGAAGCCAATCTGGCGCTAGCCATTCAAAAGGTGACTGAAGAAGTTGTATTGAAAATGGCGAAGGAAGCACAAAGACTTACGGAATCCAAAAACCTGTGCCTTGCCGGAGGGGTGGCACTTAATTGTGTGGCAAATGGTATTATTCAGAACGAAGGTGTTTTTGACGAGATCTTTATTCAGCCCGCAGCTGGGGATGCCGGTGGAGCCGTTGGTGCTGCTTTAGCTGCTTATCACATCTATTTTGGAAAGACTAGAAAACCGGAAAAGCCTGATGCGATGCAGGGAGCTTATTTAGGGCCTGATTTTCATGAATTTGAAATCCTCCAGCAAATCAAGAAATACAAGCCCGTGTACAAAAAACAGGATGAATCAGAACTGTATGATAATGTTGCAGAATGGCTGGGCAAAGGAAATGTAGTTGGATGGTTTCAGGGAAGGATGGAGTTTGGACCCCGCGCATTAGGAGCTCGTTCGATTTTGGGGGACCCGCGTAACCCTGATATGCAAAAGAAGCTGAATTTGAAGATCAAGTACCGGGAATCGTTCAGGCCGTTTGCCCCTTCTGTTTTGGCTGAAGATGCTGACCAATATTTTGATTTGAAATCAGATTCGCCGTACATGCTGTTGGTGCAGGAAGTGAAAAAGAATCACCGTAAACAATTGCCAGAAAATTATCACCAATTACCACTCAGAGAAAAACTCGCAGTTGAACGATCCGGGTTTCCGGCTATCACGCACATTGATTTTTCAGCCCGGATCCAAACGGTTCATAAAGAAACAAACCCAAGGTATTGGAAGTTGCTGCATGCTTTTAAGGAACGAACCGGAATAGGAATGCTGGTAAATACAAGTTTTAATGTGCGTGGCGAGCCGATTGTTTGTACACCGAAAGATGCATATCGTTGTTTCATGAATACAGAAATGGATTATCTTGTGATCGGTGACTATGTTTTTGAGAAAACCGAACAGCCTGAATGGGAAAAGAAACGTACGTTTGAAAAAGATTGA
- a CDS encoding tetratricopeptide repeat protein, translated as MSLTNKAKDYIRKHYKKKSAAEIAENLNQSKEDVQAFIDEISEPLPFKKKMAFYAITFSIPVLFFVILEVVLRGVDYMGNTELFIDPNIPTDEYYMPNPNFAARYFFYTKTIPSPSSDVFLQSKPENAFRVFAMGGSSAAGYPYGYNGTFSRIVDDMLSDAMPDREVEVVNVATSAISTYTLFDQTDELLEQKPDAIMIYAGHNEFYGALGVGSNENLGGFPGFVRFYLKLQRFKTFMLLREIIVDSGQWLSSAVSDEKPATGTLMERIINNQSIALNGPEYELAMVQFKSNMEAIIQKFADEGIPVYISTIASNVKDQPPFVSIEQEKNPPADDVYQEALSVYQNGDSVVAKEQFEYAKDLDGLKFRAPSDINRIIQSLSDSYPNTKLVPVHEAYEKASANGIIGNNLMLEHLHPNQTGYFIMGRNFAESLLSDLEEQGQISTDDLEPESYFGQMYISEFDNRIVHHRLRTLKQGFPFIMDGSVTPYQFSYNPDGVLDSLAFGVVHKDIRWDAAKVKLGSYYEDQGNIEKALLEYKGLIRNQPWNDSPYVYAARMLINQNDYAAAEPYLRKAYELAPREAFITKMLGSIALNSGNINDAIKFLEESRQVNPKDPQMLYNLSGAYGTNREFQKAMEIANEVIELNPNYPGIQQWKQQLDRILNSRRN; from the coding sequence ATGTCTCTGACAAATAAGGCCAAAGATTACATCCGAAAGCATTACAAAAAGAAAAGTGCTGCAGAAATAGCTGAGAATTTGAATCAGAGTAAAGAAGACGTTCAGGCTTTTATTGATGAAATCAGCGAGCCTTTGCCCTTTAAAAAGAAAATGGCCTTCTATGCTATCACTTTTTCCATACCGGTTCTTTTCTTTGTGATTTTGGAGGTTGTACTAAGGGGTGTAGACTATATGGGTAATACCGAGCTGTTTATAGACCCGAATATTCCGACCGATGAATATTACATGCCCAACCCCAACTTTGCAGCCCGTTATTTCTTTTACACCAAAACAATACCCAGCCCTTCCTCTGATGTTTTTTTGCAGAGCAAACCTGAGAATGCATTTCGGGTATTCGCAATGGGAGGATCAAGTGCTGCGGGTTACCCTTATGGATACAATGGCACCTTCTCCAGGATTGTAGATGATATGTTGTCTGACGCCATGCCAGACCGTGAAGTCGAAGTCGTGAATGTGGCTACTTCTGCCATTAGCACCTACACCTTGTTCGACCAGACAGATGAGCTTTTAGAACAGAAACCAGATGCCATTATGATTTATGCAGGACATAATGAATTTTATGGCGCACTTGGAGTAGGTTCCAATGAGAACCTGGGTGGTTTCCCAGGATTCGTCCGCTTTTATCTGAAGTTGCAGCGGTTCAAGACGTTTATGTTGTTGCGGGAGATTATTGTCGATTCCGGACAATGGCTCTCTTCTGCAGTTAGTGACGAAAAACCGGCTACAGGTACGCTTATGGAGCGTATCATCAACAACCAGTCTATAGCGTTAAATGGTCCGGAATATGAGCTGGCTATGGTGCAATTCAAGAGTAACATGGAAGCCATTATCCAAAAGTTTGCGGACGAAGGCATACCGGTTTATATCTCTACTATTGCCAGCAATGTAAAAGACCAACCTCCTTTTGTATCTATTGAACAAGAGAAAAACCCTCCGGCTGATGATGTTTACCAGGAAGCGCTATCTGTTTACCAAAACGGCGATTCCGTTGTTGCAAAAGAGCAATTCGAATATGCCAAGGATCTGGACGGGCTAAAGTTTCGGGCTCCATCCGATATCAACAGGATTATACAATCGCTTTCCGATTCATATCCCAATACAAAGCTGGTTCCGGTTCATGAAGCCTACGAAAAAGCATCCGCTAATGGAATTATTGGAAACAATCTGATGCTCGAACACCTGCACCCAAATCAAACAGGGTATTTTATTATGGGGCGAAATTTTGCTGAGTCTTTACTTTCAGACTTAGAAGAACAAGGTCAGATTTCTACAGATGATTTAGAGCCAGAATCATATTTTGGTCAGATGTACATCTCCGAGTTTGATAACAGAATTGTACATCACAGGCTGCGCACCTTAAAACAGGGATTTCCGTTTATTATGGATGGAAGTGTAACACCGTACCAGTTTAGCTATAATCCGGATGGTGTTTTGGATAGCCTGGCATTCGGAGTTGTGCATAAAGACATACGATGGGATGCTGCAAAGGTAAAACTGGGTTCTTATTATGAAGATCAGGGCAACATTGAAAAAGCCCTCCTTGAATATAAAGGACTCATCCGAAATCAACCGTGGAATGATTCTCCCTATGTTTACGCAGCCCGCATGCTAATCAACCAGAATGATTATGCTGCCGCCGAACCTTATTTGCGAAAAGCCTATGAACTGGCACCACGTGAGGCCTTCATTACCAAAATGCTGGGCTCTATTGCACTGAATAGTGGGAACATAAATGATGCTATCAAATTTCTGGAAGAATCACGGCAAGTCAATCCCAAAGACCCTCAGATGTTATATAACCTCTCCGGTGCTTATGGAACCAATCGTGAATTTCAAAAAGCGATGGAGATTGCTAATGAAGTAATTGAACTAAACCCGAATTATCCGGGTATACAACAGTGGAAACAGCAACTCGATAGAATTTTAAACTCAAGAAGAAACTAA
- a CDS encoding N-acetylmuramoyl-L-alanine amidase-like domain-containing protein — MKKILSYIFLLVLFQSACAQETPNLPEDVVYSQQDVAIFSNIIQKFEPKKDQPINKLIPDIGRYFLGDEYVAHALEVTDQEKLIVNLRDLDCTTYAENLLALARTLKSEEITFERYTQELEKIRYRDGQRGDYPTRLHYFSDWIYNNAANNLVTTPADSFGSPLDIEVNFMSTHPDSYKHLQRNPAFISVVADQEKEISGKDYFYIPKENIDEKMHLLREGDIIGLTTSIEGLDVAHVGVLVEVNGKLHLMHASQSNLKVEVSDEPLSSFLKPNSKNTGIMIARPVDTIN, encoded by the coding sequence GTGAAAAAAATACTCTCGTACATATTTCTACTTGTTCTCTTTCAAAGTGCCTGTGCACAGGAAACCCCGAACCTTCCCGAAGATGTGGTTTACTCCCAACAGGATGTTGCCATCTTTTCGAACATCATTCAAAAGTTTGAGCCGAAGAAGGATCAACCCATTAATAAACTCATCCCGGATATAGGACGGTATTTTTTGGGGGATGAATATGTAGCACATGCCCTCGAAGTTACAGACCAAGAAAAACTGATCGTTAACCTCAGGGACCTTGACTGTACTACCTACGCTGAAAACTTGCTGGCTCTGGCTCGCACGTTAAAATCTGAAGAAATCACTTTTGAGAGATATACGCAGGAACTTGAGAAAATTCGTTATCGCGATGGCCAGCGTGGTGATTACCCTACCCGCCTGCACTATTTCAGTGATTGGATTTATAATAATGCTGCCAACAACCTGGTAACAACACCCGCAGATAGTTTTGGGAGCCCACTGGACATTGAAGTTAATTTTATGTCTACCCACCCTGATAGCTACAAGCATTTGCAACGAAACCCTGCTTTCATTTCTGTTGTTGCAGATCAGGAGAAGGAAATCTCCGGTAAGGATTATTTCTATATCCCAAAAGAGAACATTGACGAAAAAATGCACCTGCTCCGTGAGGGAGACATCATCGGACTAACGACCAGCATTGAAGGGTTAGACGTAGCACACGTAGGTGTTCTGGTGGAAGTGAATGGCAAGTTGCACCTTATGCATGCATCTCAGTCAAATTTAAAAGTTGAAGTATCTGATGAACCGCTGAGTTCCTTCCTTAAGCCAAATTCAAAAAATACCGGCATTATGATTGCACGTCCGGTTGATACTATAAATTGA
- the glmM gene encoding phosphoglucosamine mutase codes for MALMISVSGIRGIFGTDLTPQNLTRFTAAYGTWLKGGTVVLGRDSRVTGKICEDIIAATLASVGCDVIKVGIVPTPTVAMGVLKHKAAGGIIISASHNPAQWNALKLLNNKSEFLDADQGNEVIRISESEQFEYQPYDKIGVIREDKELLDHHIEKILELPYINAEEIAAKNFSVAVDAVNGAGSEAIPKLLEKLGVKTVHKIHCTPNGLFPHNPEPLPEHLTEICELVKESKADLGVVTDPDADRLALVDETGKLFGEEYTQAAAFDFILSKKAGSCATNLSSSRISDDVAREYDQICHRSAVGEINVVKVMQEQNAVIGGEGNGGVISPDLHYGRDALVGIAMVLQLLTEKDMSSSEYRATLPDYYMSKNKIQLDELGKDADEVLEMVKNHFSSLEPNTVDGVKVDFAEGWVHLRKSNTEPIIRIYSEGKSPEAAKAFAGKIFDLLK; via the coding sequence ATGGCACTAATGATTTCCGTCTCGGGCATCCGGGGCATTTTCGGTACCGACCTCACCCCTCAAAATTTAACCCGCTTTACGGCCGCTTATGGAACATGGCTGAAGGGAGGAACCGTTGTTCTGGGCCGTGATTCAAGAGTAACAGGTAAAATCTGTGAAGATATAATAGCCGCTACATTGGCCTCAGTGGGTTGCGATGTTATTAAAGTAGGCATAGTCCCTACCCCAACTGTAGCTATGGGAGTATTGAAACATAAGGCTGCGGGTGGAATCATCATTTCTGCGAGCCATAATCCTGCTCAATGGAATGCTTTGAAGCTGCTCAACAACAAAAGTGAGTTTTTGGATGCCGATCAGGGAAATGAAGTTATTCGTATTTCTGAAAGTGAGCAGTTTGAATATCAACCTTATGACAAGATTGGTGTAATTCGGGAAGATAAAGAACTACTCGATCACCATATCGAAAAGATTTTAGAATTACCGTATATCAATGCTGAAGAAATAGCCGCTAAAAACTTCTCTGTGGCTGTGGATGCTGTCAATGGCGCCGGTTCTGAGGCCATTCCTAAGTTACTGGAAAAGCTCGGGGTAAAAACGGTTCATAAAATACATTGTACCCCAAACGGACTGTTTCCACACAACCCGGAACCTCTGCCCGAGCATCTCACCGAGATTTGTGAACTGGTTAAGGAAAGCAAGGCCGACCTTGGAGTCGTCACCGATCCTGATGCCGACCGGCTTGCCCTTGTTGATGAAACCGGCAAACTGTTTGGGGAAGAATACACCCAGGCCGCGGCATTTGATTTTATACTGAGTAAAAAAGCTGGTTCCTGTGCTACTAATCTTTCTTCATCCCGAATATCTGATGATGTAGCCCGGGAGTACGACCAAATTTGTCATCGCTCGGCTGTTGGAGAAATCAATGTAGTTAAGGTAATGCAGGAACAAAATGCTGTGATTGGCGGTGAAGGAAACGGCGGGGTGATTAGTCCTGATTTACACTACGGCCGGGATGCTCTGGTGGGAATTGCTATGGTATTGCAACTGCTTACTGAAAAAGACATGAGTTCATCCGAATACCGTGCTACGCTTCCCGATTACTACATGAGCAAAAATAAAATTCAGCTGGATGAACTGGGCAAAGATGCCGATGAAGTACTCGAGATGGTCAAGAACCATTTTTCCAGCCTTGAACCCAATACCGTTGATGGCGTTAAGGTTGATTTCGCTGAAGGGTGGGTGCATCTCAGAAAGTCTAATACAGAACCGATTATCCGGATTTACTCAGAAGGGAAATCACCGGAAGCAGCAAAGGCTTTTGCAGGTAAAATTTTTGATTTACTTAAGTAA
- a CDS encoding DUF5989 family protein has protein sequence METLKDLWNFMKQRKKFWLAPVIVVLLLLGFLIVIGGGSSIAPFIYTLF, from the coding sequence ATGGAAACACTGAAAGATTTATGGAACTTCATGAAGCAGCGGAAGAAATTCTGGCTGGCTCCGGTAATTGTCGTGTTGCTTTTGCTGGGATTTTTAATTGTGATTGGCGGGGGCTCGTCTATCGCACCATTCATTTATACCCTGTTTTAA
- a CDS encoding cob(I)yrinic acid a,c-diamide adenosyltransferase, whose protein sequence is MKIYTKKGDSGNTSLFGGQRVSKSSKRIDAYGTVDELNSILGMAASFGLSEKGAELIETVQQQLFVLGADLATPQSKEVRIERIGHSEVEFLEKAIDEMEETLEPLKNFILPGGAKAGATLHFARTVCRRAERITVECRHEEEISEVAIMYINRLSDFLFVLARYENKDAGTEEKTWIPAR, encoded by the coding sequence ATGAAAATTTACACCAAGAAAGGCGACAGCGGTAATACCTCCCTCTTTGGCGGGCAGCGTGTTTCTAAAAGTTCCAAACGTATCGATGCCTATGGAACTGTAGATGAGCTTAACTCTATTTTAGGAATGGCTGCATCATTTGGTTTATCTGAGAAGGGCGCTGAACTTATCGAAACAGTACAACAACAGCTTTTCGTACTGGGAGCCGATCTGGCAACCCCTCAATCTAAAGAAGTTCGCATTGAACGCATCGGGCACTCTGAGGTTGAGTTTCTGGAAAAAGCCATTGACGAAATGGAAGAAACCCTGGAGCCACTGAAGAATTTCATCCTTCCGGGAGGCGCTAAAGCTGGGGCCACACTTCACTTTGCACGAACCGTTTGCCGAAGGGCTGAACGCATTACCGTAGAGTGCCGGCATGAAGAAGAGATTTCGGAAGTAGCAATTATGTATATCAACCGGCTTTCTGATTTCCTGTTTGTGCTTGCCCGGTATGAAAACAAAGATGCAGGTACTGAAGAAAAAACCTGGATTCCAGCACGATAA
- a CDS encoding YicC/YloC family endoribonuclease, with translation MIISMTGFGRGEASENGITATVEIKSLNSRYLDLSIRLPQRLQDKELEVKELVQKTINRGKLNITVYLSESETGEPSIRIDEKKIKGYSKILNNLRETAGISDPISIKDITQFGDVFINEEEDEEVLEQKWKVAEKALSEAVESLLKMRTQEGNQLKKDLVDRIEFIEDNLEIITKETAGRAEEARDKLLERIHNLIEEDKIDPERLELEVAILVDKMDVTEEIVRLRSHLKFFIEAVEQPDPAGRRLNFLTQEINRELNTIGSKANNSDIAQYVVKCKEALEQIREQVQNVE, from the coding sequence ATGATTATATCAATGACCGGCTTTGGCCGCGGAGAAGCCTCTGAAAATGGCATCACGGCCACGGTTGAAATCAAATCACTAAACAGCCGCTACCTCGATTTAAGCATTCGTTTACCCCAACGTCTTCAGGATAAAGAACTGGAAGTTAAAGAGCTGGTTCAGAAAACGATTAATCGTGGAAAATTAAACATTACGGTCTACCTGTCAGAATCAGAAACGGGTGAACCTTCCATCAGAATTGATGAAAAGAAAATTAAGGGTTATTCCAAAATCCTGAATAATCTTCGGGAAACAGCCGGAATTTCTGACCCTATCTCAATTAAAGATATCACTCAATTTGGTGATGTATTTATCAATGAAGAAGAAGATGAAGAGGTGCTGGAGCAGAAGTGGAAAGTTGCTGAAAAGGCTTTATCCGAAGCAGTTGAATCTCTTCTGAAGATGAGAACACAAGAAGGAAATCAGCTTAAAAAAGATTTGGTAGATCGTATAGAATTTATTGAAGATAATCTGGAGATCATTACCAAAGAAACAGCTGGACGGGCTGAAGAAGCTCGTGATAAGCTTTTAGAGCGTATCCATAACCTGATTGAAGAAGACAAAATTGACCCTGAACGTCTGGAGCTGGAAGTGGCTATTCTTGTTGATAAGATGGATGTGACGGAAGAAATTGTGCGACTTCGTTCACACTTGAAATTCTTTATTGAAGCTGTTGAGCAACCCGATCCGGCAGGCCGAAGACTTAATTTCCTCACCCAGGAAATTAATCGTGAACTCAATACCATTGGTTCCAAAGCAAACAACTCTGATATTGCCCAGTATGTAGTGAAATGCAAGGAAGCACTGGAACAAATCCGCGAACAGGTTCAAAACGTCGAATAA
- a CDS encoding SxtJ family membrane protein gives MEFIKEDPATAKTQLVIVTGLLVLAAIFDSENIAYLALIVGLLSFIPPIGNRIVWGWYKLAEGLGWFNSRVLLSLVYYLIVTPIALLFRLFGNDPLLLKDTKGSMFHFRDHTYKSEDLENPW, from the coding sequence TTGGAATTCATAAAAGAAGACCCGGCAACAGCAAAAACACAGTTGGTAATAGTAACGGGTTTGCTGGTATTAGCCGCTATTTTTGATAGCGAAAACATCGCTTATCTGGCTTTAATAGTTGGGCTGTTATCCTTTATTCCACCCATTGGTAATAGAATTGTTTGGGGATGGTATAAGCTGGCTGAAGGGCTGGGATGGTTTAACTCTAGGGTGCTGCTTTCATTGGTCTATTATCTAATTGTTACTCCTATTGCGCTTTTGTTTCGCTTATTTGGGAATGACCCCCTGCTTCTGAAAGATACCAAAGGAAGCATGTTTCACTTCAGGGATCATACTTACAAGAGCGAAGACCTGGAAAATCCATGGTAA
- a CDS encoding YigZ family protein encodes MFSIKKSFESSFRERGSKFLGYLFPIDSENKFSDQLDLLKSRYPDATHHCYGWRINPAQPKEFSTDDGEPSGTAGLPILNQLKSFEVVNAGIVVVRYYGGTKLGKSGLIEAYGLAAKQCLEKATLISIRPVQMFEIQYPYSEENTIQKWKNDYELVVQESEYLEIITLKIACPKEMAAQFEKELIGMKHLNITFEKLEEHFMAS; translated from the coding sequence ATGTTTAGCATAAAAAAATCTTTTGAAAGCAGTTTCCGTGAGCGTGGATCCAAGTTCCTTGGATACCTTTTCCCTATTGATTCTGAAAATAAGTTTTCAGATCAATTGGATCTGCTTAAATCCAGATATCCTGACGCCACACACCACTGCTATGGCTGGCGGATCAATCCGGCTCAACCCAAAGAATTCAGCACTGACGATGGCGAACCTTCTGGTACGGCCGGACTTCCTATCCTGAATCAGCTGAAATCCTTTGAAGTTGTGAATGCAGGAATTGTGGTCGTACGTTATTATGGAGGCACAAAATTGGGAAAATCGGGCTTAATAGAGGCCTATGGGCTCGCAGCAAAACAATGCCTTGAAAAAGCCACGCTGATTTCCATCAGACCTGTTCAAATGTTTGAAATTCAATACCCTTATTCCGAAGAGAATACCATTCAGAAATGGAAAAACGACTACGAACTGGTGGTTCAGGAATCAGAATATCTTGAAATCATCACCCTGAAAATTGCCTGCCCTAAAGAAATGGCTGCCCAATTCGAAAAAGAACTTATCGGAATGAAACACCTTAATATCACTTTTGAAAAGCTGGAAGAACATTTCATGGCTAGTTAA